atgtttttctttctttcataagTTTTAATGGTACCAAACAAAAAATTCCACGATTATATCAAGAACTGAGTACTAAATGGCTCAGCCATCTAGCAATATGTGTAGATGTATGAGCTTTTATACAGGTGATGAATTGACAGATGTTGCACCATAGTCAAATTCACTCTACCTAATGAACTAAAAATAAACAGTGGCTCCATAATGCATTGCCAAGTTCAGCCATACACAATGCACAAAATTGGCAATTCCTATATACTACCATATGGTATACGAAGTGCCTCTACCTTGCGGTGCTTGGCTTTCAGCTTTCCATCGGTACCAAAGACACAACaagtattatacaatttatccCCACAGCGTTCTGGAATAGATCCACCAACTACCGTGATCTTCAGACGACTAGAAACTTCAGACAGCATAGCTGTTGAAGGAGATGCATCATGAcctgcatctatatcttcagcatAAACTGGAAAACCGTCATTTGAATATGGGCTGTTCCATATTTCCTGAAACAGAATAACAGAAAGAAGGACGGGCCTTAAAATGTTAATAGCAAAATCTATTATATGTAATTGAGGAACACCAAAACAACCATTTTGTGGTTTAATATTCCACTATATATTTGGCTCGTCAAGCTGATTTCACCAAAAATAATGGGAAAAAAAGACTTAGGCTTTAGCTTATCTGGTATGCTCAAATTTCTAAGACCCTCCAAGCTTCTAAATTTTCAACCTCGAATCCAATAGCACAAAGCTTAATTATGCACAATTTGTTACCTAACGAAAACCCTCATGCGAACATCAGAAAGGAGAAAACTTGAGACATAGACAATAATAAAACTCACAGGCAAGACAACAAGCTGGGCACCCTTTTGAGCAGCCTCTTCGATGGCCTTCCGAGCATGCTGTATGTTCCTCTCTTTATCAGGTGTCACTGCCAACTGACAAATCCCAATCTTGAACTATAACAACAAACCCAAAACAGATCACTTTAACAAACacgcaatcaaaacaaaaaaggagaagacagcaaaagaaagcaaaagaggTTGCCTTGGTGAGAGGAGGGGAGGGAAGAGGAAGAGCAGGTGGTAGCCTCGCTTGTTCAGGCTTGAAAGCTGATGATGACATTATGGATGTTGAGTTGGACCGGATTTGGAATTGGAGGTTTTGGTAACGTTGATTGTACAGGTTTATGGTGTTTGTGGGGATGATTGGAATGAAGAACGGTGTTTGAGAAATGGGTTTGGATGAGTGTTGAAGGAAGGAGCGTGAGATAGCGGATTGAAGTCTTATTAGATTCTTGGAGCTAACAAGTGATGACTTCATATTTGTTTTCACGTTTTGTTTACTTGCTTCCGGCAAATATTTTaatggtatttttttttatatattttacaaaagttattcGTACCAATAATAAAGATTAAAACTTTTggtattttactaaaattgttatttataggAAGAAGAGGGCAAAAATCAACTAAAGTTTATAGTTGATATCCAAATATTAAACTGAacaataattaaacaatatGATATTTACATCTAAGAAAACGTTCTTTAGCCGCACCTAAAAGTAGTTTCGTTTTACTAAATTcgatatttgaattttgtatgcggttattttaattttgaaatggtattaactttaattgtttaGCTTTTGTtatatactaaaaatcttatatataaatcaaagtcataaatttaaaataaaaaatgaaaagtacattaaatatgtacattattaaaataaattaaattgtttattatgaTGTTATATCAGCCCGATTTTTCAGTAGtatcagaaacagtggtttcggggtcACTGaatccgacgagtaagttcgtaaatagtattatttaatatttacgagttaaatatggttttaaaaaagtttttgatatagtgatttttgttatataagcgaattattaagttcaagtgattttagaaaataaggtatcgggacctcatatctataaaccgagccgtaaatatttttataaatatttacggtgTTGTTAAagtggtattaaaattttgttaaaaaattttaacgttatgatagttaattaattaaaatgactaaattgtaaaagatgcaaaacctagttgctattgaattttaatgatttaaatagaTTACTTAGTGGAAGTAGGTGGACTGATATTACAATTATACCATGATGAATTATTATAGTCTGTCAATGCTTGTTTTTAGGATAAGtatgtgttatttttattaattaaaataataataataataataataatgtattaaaaacattaaaaataagtaaaacaaaaagtaaGAAAAACATTGTATActtatcatcttctccaaaccACCGAAACACCATGGCAAGAAGAACCAAGGTTCAGCCATGCTTCAATTCATGCATGCTAAGCCATCTTTCACccgtttcttttaatttttatgtttttgagattgttgcaattaggtccagtTAACCAgtacctttgattttgaaactgttaaagattttgaaggttggcattgatgaatcttgtgattttttatgttaaataatgaATCTAagatattaattgttatttaaaagtattttaataagtgatttttgatgaattttttgattaaggattaaattgttgaaatagtaaaaatataatgatttgttgtgaaattattgcaaaaaatGAACTGTATTGAATACcatgactattcggctagcaCGGGTTTGccttaaaaatggttaatttgcatgttttgggctc
This sequence is a window from Gossypium raimondii isolate GPD5lz chromosome 5, ASM2569854v1, whole genome shotgun sequence. Protein-coding genes within it:
- the LOC105770073 gene encoding omega-amidase, chloroplastic, which translates into the protein MKSSLVSSKNLIRLQSAISRSFLQHSSKPISQTPFFIPIIPTNTINLYNQRYQNLQFQIRSNSTSIMSSSAFKPEQARLPPALPLPSPPLTKFKIGICQLAVTPDKERNIQHARKAIEEAAQKGAQLVVLPEIWNSPYSNDGFPVYAEDIDAGHDASPSTAMLSEVSSRLKITVVGGSIPERCGDKLYNTCCVFGTDGKLKAKHRKIHLFDIDIPGKITFMESKTLTAGETPTIVDTDVGRIGVGICYDIRFQELAMIYASRGAHLLCYPGAFNMTTGPLHWELLQRARAVDNQLYVATCSPARDTGAGYVAWGHSTLVGPFGEVLATTEHDEDIIIAEIDYSILEQRRANLPLAKQRRGDLYQLVDIRRVSAH